A window of the Dioscorea cayenensis subsp. rotundata cultivar TDr96_F1 chromosome 14, TDr96_F1_v2_PseudoChromosome.rev07_lg8_w22 25.fasta, whole genome shotgun sequence genome harbors these coding sequences:
- the LOC120276301 gene encoding peroxidase 5-like, whose product MGLRIRLVLCGLFMVLMMCCIGIQADQLQVDFYQKTCPQAENIVREEVFKALSKIIELAAGLVRMHFHDCFVRGCDGSVLIDSTPGNTAEKDSPINNPSLRGFEVIDSAKTRLEAQCKGVVSCADILAFAARDSLAFTEMIIPYEVPAGRRDGRVSLSSETFANLPGPNFNVSQLTQSFQKQNLTQKDMVTLSGAHTIGRSHCGSFQNRLYNFNSTVSQDPSLDANYAAELKSQCPQGSTNTSLVVPMDPTSQNTVDSNYFKNILKNRGLFISDQTLISDTATAPLVRANAVFGGIWKAKFYDAMVKMGRIGVLTGTDGEIRLNCRVIN is encoded by the exons ATGGGGTTAAGAATAAGGTTGGTCTTGTGTGGTTTGTTTATGGTTCTCATGATGTGTTGTATTGGCATTCAGGCTGATCAACTTCAAGTGGATTTCTATCAGAAGACATGTCCTCAAGCAGAGAACATTGTGAGGGAAGAAGTGTTCAAGGCTCTGAGTAAGATTATTGAACTGGCTGCTGGCCTTGTCAGAATGCATTTCCATGATTGTTTTGTCAGG GGATGTGATGGGTCTGTGCTCATTGACTCAACCCCTGGAAATACAGCAGAAAAGGATTCACCAATCAACAATCCTAGTCTAAGAGGCTTTGAAGTCATTGACAGTGCTAAGACAAGACTTGAAGCTCAATGCAAAGGAGTTGTTTCATGCGCTGATATCCTTGCTTTTGCAGCTAGAGACAGCCTTgctttt ACTGAAATGATTATCCCATACGAAGTTCCAGctggaagaagagatggaagaGTTTCATTGTCTTCAGAAACATTCGCCAACTTACCAGGCCCCAACTTTAATGTCAGCCAGCTCACTCAAAGcttccaaaaacaaaacctcACTCAAAAAGACATGGTTACACTCTCTG GAGCACACACCATTGGTCGATCCCACTGCGGATCGTTCCAGAACAGGCTGTATAATTTCAACTCAACAGTGAGCCAAGATCCAAGCTTGGATGCTAACTATGCAGCAGAGCTGAAGTCACAGTGTCCACAAGGGAGCACTAACACAAGCTTGGTAGTACCAATGGATCCAACTAGTCAAAACACTGTGGAttcaaactattttaaaaacattctcAAGAACCGTGGGCTCTTCATCTCCGACCAGACACTCATCTCCGACACAGCGACAGCTCCTCTGGTTAGGGCAAACGCTGTCTTTGGAGGAATCTGGAAGGCCAAGTTCTATGATGCCATGGTGAAGATGGGACGTATTGGTGTGCTCACTGGAACTGATGGAGAGATACGTTTGAATTGTAGGGTTATCAactga
- the LOC120276308 gene encoding probable F-box protein At2g36090, with translation MEKAVPMNRLNRDMLIEILARADGPAIVSASCASTGLREASQEKNLWENLCQTTWPSTKEHRVHDIISSSGGFAKFYSNSLPLVLYNPEQQQQQQQQQQQGFISTPSELVSLVDVFYGGVCVFSNVVHGIPMHNTGSWFLDCPFRLDALDDGASPPLMAEGEEAVKEVYKRLDELRLSWVLLDSRNGVAVNLSSWRPTLVEKNWPSEGNLLVRFSCPLPIDQQLLGGAGGVEYVIDLRFRVLERPMAMTELRMVEVMLQVEDVDGMHVNGRGSLMVLYWALSCSTRSRDRRAIEEGYIKYQSKQKEALDVKNRKERLVDKMCALSGAALFTFFCLSGYNFLM, from the coding sequence ATGGAGAAGGCTGTGCCCATGAACAGGTTGAACAGAGACATGCTGATTGAGATACTGGCTCGTGCTGATGGCCCTGCAATCGTATCGGCCTCTTGCGCAAGCACCGGCCTCCGGGAGGCCTCACAGGAGAAGAACCTTTGGGAGAATCTTTGCCAAACAACCTGGCCTTCTACAAAGGAACATAGAGTTCATGATATCATCTCCTCTTCAGGTGGCTTTGCTAAGTTCTACTCAAACTCTCTTCCACTTGTCCTTTACAATCCagaacaacaacagcaacagcaacagcaacagcagcagGGATTCATTAGTACACCTTCAGAGCTTGTCTCTCTGGTTGATGTGTTCTATGGAGGAGTTTGTGTGTTTTCTAACGTAGTGCATGGTATCCCCATGCATAACACAGGGAGCTGGTTCCTTGACTGCCCATTCAGATTGGATGCACTTGATGATGGTGCATCTCCTCCTCTAATGGCTGAAGGGGAGGAGGCTGTGAAGGAGGTGTACAAGAGGCTTGATGAATTGAGGTTGAGCTGGGTGTTGTTGGATTCTAGGAATGGTGTCGCTGTGAATCTCTCGAGCTGGCGCCCTACATTGGTAGAGAAGAACTGGCCATCAGAAGGCAATCTGCTTGTGAGGTTCAGCTGTCCTCTGCCAATTGATCAACAGTTGCTTGGTGGAGCCGGTGGGGTGGAGTATGTGATCGACTTGAGGTTCCGTGTCTTGGAGAGGCCGATGGCAATGACTGAGCTGAGAATGGTGGAGGTGATGCTGCAGGTGGAGGATGTGGATGGTATGCATGTCAACGGGCGGGGGAGCTTGATGGTCCTCTACTGGGCATTGAGCTGTTCGACAAGGAGCAGAGACCGGCGTGCCATTGAGGAGGGATATATCAAGTACCAGAGCAAGCAGAAGGAAGCCCTTGACGTGAAGAACAGGAAGGAAAGGTTGGTAGATAAGATGTGTGCTTTAAGTGGAGCTGCATTGTTTACATTCTTTTGCTTGTCTGGTTATAACTTCTTGATGTAG